A stretch of the Coprobacillus cateniformis genome encodes the following:
- the rpsT gene encoding 30S ribosomal protein S20 yields MANMKQQIKRYKNDNKKRELNNSYKSALKTAIKKVKTAVEAGDKEAAVAAYNVAASKLDASVSKGIHHKNYASRQKSRLATLVNSIA; encoded by the coding sequence ATGGCAAACATGAAACAACAAATCAAACGTTATAAAAACGATAACAAAAAACGTGAATTAAACAATTCTTATAAAAGTGCTTTAAAAACTGCAATTAAGAAAGTAAAAACTGCAGTTGAAGCTGGAGATAAAGAAGCTGCAGTTGCTGCTTACAATGTCGCTGCATCTAAATTAGATGCATCTGTAAGTAAAGGTATTCATCATAAAAACTATGCTAGCAGACAAAAATCAAGATTAGCTACATTGGTTAACTCTATCGCTTAA
- the gpr gene encoding GPR endopeptidase, giving the protein MKKYYTRSDLAIESLAHAVKDKDYKHSEKKEGNVTIETFEILQTSELYPHEVGQYVEISFPDYQDISTLTEQFEKQLSTFIKAKTNTIDPLILFVGLGNETLTSDAIGPRTLKHIRATHHYPLDERHQNQYYDSMCVAPGVMARTGMETADIVQCLVEEFHPDMIIAIDALCAQSYEKICHVIQMNNVGIYPGSGIGNHRKSITESSMGVPVVAIGIPTVIHVSSLVSDVYNLLEGYFKESLDPSTSLKVGKRRRYEGRLNEVQRRLILGEIGQLDEQKRIQLLNEVLNPIESQFVMSDKDIDFDIEMISKILSSGINHLRY; this is encoded by the coding sequence ATGAAAAAATATTATACACGAAGTGATTTGGCTATTGAATCATTAGCCCATGCTGTTAAAGACAAAGATTATAAACATAGTGAAAAAAAAGAAGGAAATGTTACAATTGAAACATTTGAAATTTTACAAACAAGTGAACTCTATCCACATGAAGTTGGACAATATGTAGAAATTAGTTTTCCTGATTATCAAGATATTTCAACTTTAACTGAACAATTTGAGAAACAACTCTCTACATTTATTAAAGCTAAAACGAATACAATTGACCCATTAATTCTTTTTGTAGGTTTAGGAAATGAAACTTTAACAAGTGATGCTATTGGGCCTAGAACTTTAAAACATATTCGAGCTACACATCATTATCCATTGGATGAAAGGCATCAGAATCAATATTATGATAGTATGTGTGTGGCTCCAGGTGTTATGGCGCGCACTGGTATGGAAACTGCTGATATTGTTCAATGTTTAGTAGAAGAATTTCATCCAGATATGATTATTGCAATTGATGCATTGTGTGCACAAAGTTATGAAAAAATTTGTCATGTTATTCAAATGAATAATGTTGGTATTTATCCTGGTAGTGGTATTGGAAATCATCGTAAAAGTATTACAGAATCATCGATGGGTGTCCCAGTTGTTGCAATTGGGATTCCAACGGTTATTCATGTATCCAGTCTGGTAAGTGATGTTTACAACTTATTGGAAGGTTATTTCAAAGAATCACTGGACCCATCAACATCTTTGAAGGTGGGGAAACGTAGGAGATATGAAGGAAGACTCAATGAGGTTCAAAGACGATTGATCCTAGGGGAAATTGGTCAACTTGATGAACAAAAGCGTATTCAATTATTAAATGAGGTTTTAAACCCTATTGAAAGTCAATTTGTAATGAGTGATAAAGATATTGATTTTGATATTGAAATGATTTCTAAGATACTATCTTCAGGAATAAATCATTTAAGGTATTAA
- the spoIIP gene encoding stage II sporulation protein P has translation MNNNLKIVLKVIVVVVILLNLPFQKVYSENVENIVSSLTTTDVKKQSNGKSIYIYNTHQGEKYASNSVKEGSKYLMQLLEQRGYSVDYETTDFELYKMKNHIDYAYSYTVSKKYLNNALKDHGGYDLVIDFHRDSIKKSLSTITVDNKNYAKLMFVVGKGSGNYPAVNKCCEKLSSMINKKIPKLSRGVMLKQSHYNQGVTKNMVLIEVGANENTYEEVQNSLNILALVLDEYLSA, from the coding sequence ATGAATAACAATTTGAAAATTGTTTTGAAAGTGATTGTTGTGGTTGTAATTTTATTAAATCTTCCTTTCCAAAAGGTATACAGTGAAAACGTAGAGAATATCGTATCTTCTTTAACAACAACAGATGTTAAGAAGCAGTCTAATGGAAAATCGATTTATATCTATAACACTCACCAAGGGGAAAAATATGCAAGTAATTCGGTCAAAGAAGGGAGCAAATATCTGATGCAATTATTAGAACAAAGAGGGTATAGTGTTGATTATGAAACAACAGATTTTGAATTGTATAAGATGAAGAATCATATTGATTATGCATATTCTTATACAGTTTCAAAGAAATATTTGAATAATGCCTTAAAAGATCATGGAGGATATGATTTGGTCATTGATTTTCATCGTGATTCTATAAAAAAATCATTATCAACAATTACTGTTGATAATAAGAATTACGCAAAGCTAATGTTTGTAGTAGGAAAGGGAAGTGGCAATTATCCAGCTGTAAATAAGTGTTGTGAGAAATTATCATCAATGATTAATAAAAAAATACCTAAATTATCACGAGGTGTTATGTTAAAACAAAGTCATTATAATCAAGGTGTAACTAAAAATATGGTCTTGATTGAAGTTGGAGCCAATGAAAACACATATGAAGAAGTTCAAAATTCACTCAATATTTTAGCATTAGTTCTTGATGAATATTTAAGTGCATGA
- the fmt gene encoding methionyl-tRNA formyltransferase, with translation MNKKRIVFMGTASFSLAILKMLFEEDYNVVGVVSQPDRYVGRKKILTMPDVKIEALKHDVPVIQPQKIREEYQAILDLKPDLIITAAYGQLVPQAVLDAPTLGCVNVHASLLPMYRGGAPVHQCIIDGQDQTGVTIMYMVKKMDAGNIISQQVIPIHIEDTVGDLYERLSEVGAQLLKDTLPSILEGTNQSLPQDESLVTYAPTLSREDERIDWNLGALQVYNKVRGTNPWPGSYTTYQGKVVKIWAGQVHQCENAITHHAHQDNGTIVKIFKDAIGVKVCDGVYLITEFQLEGKKKMSVKDYLNGHNIFEVDTKFE, from the coding sequence ATGAACAAAAAAAGAATTGTATTTATGGGAACAGCATCTTTTTCTTTAGCAATTTTAAAAATGCTGTTTGAAGAAGATTATAATGTTGTAGGGGTTGTTTCTCAACCTGATAGATATGTTGGCAGAAAGAAAATTCTAACAATGCCTGATGTAAAGATAGAAGCTTTAAAGCATGATGTTCCAGTTATTCAGCCTCAAAAGATTAGAGAAGAGTATCAAGCTATCTTAGATTTGAAACCTGATTTGATTATTACAGCAGCATATGGTCAACTGGTTCCTCAGGCAGTATTAGATGCACCAACTTTAGGATGTGTCAATGTACATGCATCTTTATTGCCTATGTATCGAGGAGGAGCACCAGTTCATCAATGCATTATTGATGGTCAGGATCAAACTGGTGTGACAATTATGTATATGGTCAAGAAAATGGATGCTGGAAATATCATTAGTCAGCAGGTGATTCCAATTCATATTGAAGATACTGTTGGTGATTTGTATGAGCGTTTAAGTGAAGTGGGGGCTCAACTCTTAAAGGACACTCTTCCATCAATTCTTGAGGGAACAAATCAAAGTCTTCCTCAGGATGAAAGTTTGGTTACATATGCACCGACACTGTCAAGAGAAGATGAACGGATTGACTGGAATTTAGGTGCTTTACAAGTCTATAACAAAGTGAGAGGGACAAATCCCTGGCCAGGAAGTTATACAACCTATCAAGGAAAAGTCGTTAAAATCTGGGCTGGTCAAGTTCATCAATGTGAGAATGCCATAACACATCATGCACATCAGGACAATGGTACGATTGTTAAAATTTTTAAAGATGCAATTGGTGTGAAAGTTTGTGATGGTGTTTATCTGATTACTGAATTTCAGTTAGAGGGAAAGAAGAAAATGTCTGTCAAAGATTATTTAAATGGGCATAATATATTTGAAGTTGATACAAAGTTTGAATAA
- a CDS encoding pyrimidine-nucleoside phosphorylase has translation MRMVDLIQKKRDGLELTDEEIHFIIDGYTKDIIPDYQMSAWMMAICFQGLNKRETASLTLEMMHSGDIIDLSAIQGIKVDKHSTGGVGDKTSLVLGPIVAACGVPVAKMSGRGLGHTGGTLDKLESIPGLNIMISEEAFVKQVNDCQLAIIGQSAHLDPADKKMYALRDVTGTVSCIPLIASSIMSKKLAAGSDAILLDVKYGDGAFMKTIEDAKVLARTMIEIGESLGKDTRATISNMSQPLGNAIGNSLEVKEAIETLNGNGPEDLLELCLQAGSHMLVQAKKTDSELIARQMLEDTITSKKALHVLCAMVKAQGGDDEYIKHPGMFEKAKEVIAVRAEHDGYVKELEALSLGLVSMKLGGGRQTTKDQIDHSVGLVLNKKIGDFVKRDDVLVYVHTNTGLSEELKNEILGAYHFTNDFVKKPILIDEILS, from the coding sequence ATGAGAATGGTTGATTTAATTCAAAAGAAAAGAGATGGCTTAGAATTAACAGATGAAGAAATTCACTTTATTATTGATGGTTATACAAAGGATATTATTCCTGATTATCAAATGAGTGCATGGATGATGGCTATTTGTTTTCAAGGTTTAAATAAACGTGAAACGGCTTCTTTAACTCTGGAAATGATGCATAGTGGAGATATTATTGATTTAAGTGCAATTCAGGGAATTAAGGTGGATAAGCATAGTACTGGAGGAGTTGGTGATAAAACGTCATTAGTATTAGGACCAATTGTTGCGGCCTGTGGTGTTCCAGTAGCTAAAATGAGTGGACGTGGACTTGGACATACTGGTGGAACTTTGGATAAGTTAGAATCTATCCCAGGATTAAATATTATGATTAGTGAAGAAGCTTTTGTGAAACAAGTTAATGATTGTCAATTGGCAATTATTGGACAGAGTGCTCATCTTGACCCTGCTGATAAAAAGATGTACGCACTTCGTGATGTCACCGGTACGGTTTCTTGTATTCCATTAATTGCCTCATCAATTATGTCAAAGAAATTAGCAGCTGGAAGTGATGCTATTTTATTAGATGTTAAATATGGTGATGGAGCTTTTATGAAAACAATTGAAGATGCTAAAGTTTTAGCACGTACAATGATTGAAATTGGTGAATCTTTAGGAAAAGATACACGAGCAACAATTTCAAATATGTCTCAACCATTAGGAAATGCAATTGGAAACAGTTTAGAAGTTAAAGAGGCTATTGAAACTTTAAATGGAAATGGACCAGAGGATTTGCTAGAACTTTGTTTACAAGCAGGCAGTCACATGTTAGTTCAAGCTAAGAAAACTGATTCAGAGTTAATAGCCAGACAGATGTTAGAAGACACTATTACCAGTAAAAAGGCATTACATGTTTTATGTGCAATGGTGAAAGCTCAGGGTGGTGATGATGAATATATTAAACATCCTGGTATGTTTGAAAAAGCTAAAGAAGTCATTGCTGTTAGAGCTGAACATGATGGTTATGTCAAAGAGTTGGAGGCTTTATCGCTTGGACTTGTAAGCATGAAACTAGGTGGCGGAAGACAAACAACAAAGGACCAAATAGATCATAGTGTTGGCTTAGTCTTAAATAAAAAAATTGGAGATTTTGTTAAGCGTGATGATGTTTTGGTTTATGTACACACAAATACGGGATTAAGTGAGGAACTTAAAAATGAAATTTTAGGTGCTTATCATTTTACGAATGATTTTGTAAAGAAACCAATATTAATCGATGAAATTTTATCTTAG
- a CDS encoding HAD family hydrolase: MGKYLFYDIDGTLMGPSRKVTEKTKWAIEEAKRQGHRAFLCTGRAPTSISDDLKEIDFDGIVCSAGGFVIVNGEFIFENFMNQYILSEVMTLFINNHILFTLETKKALYQTPGVNEFFDQRHQLDCKENLELARFFEIRRQSENRKPVRDFDILTTGVTKVCFIAPEKDRFYQCIPFLEEFFNVVIFSKDADDFVNGEIILKHCTKADGIKRVVEYFHGNMEDTVGFGDSMNDYQMLEEVSIGVVYEDAPENLKKLGQYYFTDPDQDGIYKVMKEMGLISDELF; the protein is encoded by the coding sequence ATGGGAAAATATTTATTTTATGATATTGATGGAACATTAATGGGACCATCACGCAAAGTAACTGAAAAAACAAAATGGGCTATAGAAGAAGCCAAAAGACAAGGACATAGAGCGTTTTTATGTACTGGAAGGGCACCAACATCCATCTCAGATGATTTGAAGGAAATTGATTTTGATGGAATTGTTTGTAGTGCTGGTGGATTTGTTATTGTTAATGGTGAATTTATTTTTGAAAATTTTATGAATCAGTATATTTTATCAGAAGTGATGACATTATTTATAAACAATCATATTTTGTTTACATTGGAAACGAAAAAAGCACTTTATCAGACACCAGGTGTTAATGAATTTTTTGATCAAAGACATCAGTTAGATTGTAAAGAAAATTTGGAACTTGCAAGATTTTTTGAAATAAGAAGGCAGAGTGAGAATAGAAAACCTGTTAGAGATTTTGATATATTGACGACAGGAGTGACAAAAGTCTGTTTTATTGCACCTGAAAAAGACCGCTTTTATCAATGTATTCCTTTTTTAGAGGAATTTTTCAATGTTGTGATTTTTTCAAAAGATGCTGATGATTTTGTGAATGGTGAAATCATCCTTAAACATTGCACAAAAGCAGATGGTATTAAACGTGTTGTTGAGTATTTCCATGGCAATATGGAAGATACTGTAGGATTTGGTGATAGCATGAATGATTATCAAATGTTAGAAGAAGTTAGTATTGGTGTTGTTTATGAAGATGCACCAGAAAATTTAAAGAAATTAGGACAATATTATTTTACTGATCCTGATCAAGATGGCATTTATAAAGTCATGAAAGAGATGGGGTTGATATCTGATGAATTGTTCTAA
- a CDS encoding aminoglycoside phosphotransferase family protein encodes MEICIEMVQRLINEQYPEFMGLNIKPVEKSGHDNRTFHLGEDMIIRLPSGKDYAMQAKKENQWLLYLAKHLSLPISKPLYLGKETEYYPYPWSILSYLEGETLSYDNIENQEIFAVELRKFLDEFQQIPCENGPDAGKHNFYRGGNLKVYNHETVEALNTLSNNINNAKLLDLWHLALASNEQMKNVWVHGDVAPGNLLIKNGHLCAVIDFGILGVGDPACDYAMAWTFFNSQGREVFLKGLSQAMRNRAMGWALWKALITYESDEEERRVQAKYTIAQIEKDYD; translated from the coding sequence ATGGAAATTTGTATAGAAATGGTACAAAGATTAATTAATGAACAATATCCTGAATTTATGGGGTTGAATATCAAGCCAGTTGAAAAAAGTGGACATGATAATAGAACATTTCATTTAGGTGAGGATATGATTATAAGATTGCCTAGTGGAAAAGATTATGCGATGCAGGCAAAAAAAGAAAACCAATGGTTATTATATTTGGCAAAGCATCTCTCTTTACCTATTTCAAAGCCTTTGTATCTAGGGAAAGAGACAGAGTATTATCCATATCCTTGGTCTATTTTAAGTTATTTAGAAGGAGAAACGTTATCATATGATAATATTGAAAATCAAGAGATATTTGCTGTAGAATTAAGAAAATTCTTAGATGAATTTCAACAGATACCTTGTGAGAATGGACCAGATGCTGGTAAACATAATTTTTATCGTGGTGGAAATTTAAAGGTTTATAATCATGAAACAGTAGAGGCATTAAATACCTTATCAAATAATATCAATAATGCCAAACTTTTGGATTTATGGCATTTGGCATTGGCATCAAATGAGCAGATGAAGAATGTGTGGGTACATGGTGATGTAGCACCTGGCAATCTATTGATTAAAAACGGACATCTTTGTGCGGTGATTGATTTTGGTATTTTAGGGGTTGGCGATCCAGCCTGTGATTATGCTATGGCATGGACATTTTTTAATAGTCAAGGTCGCGAAGTCTTTTTAAAAGGATTATCACAAGCAATGCGAAATCGAGCAATGGGATGGGCTTTATGGAAAGCACTTATTACATATGAAAGTGATGAAGAGGAAAGAAGAGTTCAAGCAAAATATACAATTGCACAAATAGAGAAGGATTATGATTGA
- a CDS encoding putative polysaccharide biosynthesis protein, producing MNRTRSIVKQASILAIAGILVRIIGVLYRSPLKALITSEGIGYYSTSYTIYALILLISSYSIPTAISKLISEKLVLNQYNNVQKILKCSFIYICAIGGGAAIVTFFIAPFIVQENAVNALRVLCPTIFLSGLLGVFRGYFQAHQTTLYTSVSQIIEQVFNAIVSVGAAYLFIQPYLSTGGSPLASAGAAGSALGTGAGVLIGLLYMTFMYMKRKNNIIIENEPDDYEDSYKDIFKMILSIVTPIIFATCIYNLVTTIDMYIFYAAMGTGVNATTLYGVYSGEYIVLQNVPVALAAAMSTASIPAISSSWSLRDYRQTKEHIRSGIRITMLILIPSAVGMSVLAYPIIGMIFPQKETIITSTMLLAVGSPGVVFFGLSTLTNGILQAIGEVKAPLKNSAIALVWHCIITFALLFFTPLGLYSLVIGNCIYGLQVCYLNQKSLRKKTHYKQEIRRTYVLPLLAAILMGIVVGACYFGLFILTRKVFIPLIISVIIGVIVYFTVILYLYADHPQELSAIPYVNRLVYKFKKR from the coding sequence ATGAATCGAACACGTTCCATTGTCAAACAAGCATCTATTTTAGCTATTGCTGGAATACTCGTACGTATCATAGGTGTTTTATATAGAAGTCCATTAAAAGCTTTAATTACCTCAGAAGGAATTGGTTATTATTCAACATCATATACCATATATGCTTTGATTTTATTAATCTCTTCATACAGTATTCCAACCGCAATATCTAAATTAATCTCTGAAAAACTTGTTTTAAACCAATATAATAATGTACAAAAAATATTAAAATGCTCTTTTATTTATATTTGTGCAATAGGGGGTGGAGCTGCAATTGTTACCTTCTTTATCGCACCATTTATTGTACAGGAAAATGCAGTGAATGCTTTAAGAGTTCTATGTCCTACCATTTTCCTATCAGGGCTATTAGGTGTATTTAGAGGTTATTTCCAAGCTCATCAAACAACCCTTTATACATCTGTATCACAAATTATTGAACAGGTTTTTAATGCTATTGTCTCTGTAGGAGCCGCTTATCTTTTTATCCAGCCATATTTAAGTACTGGTGGCAGTCCATTAGCTTCTGCTGGAGCAGCAGGTAGTGCTTTAGGTACTGGGGCAGGGGTTTTAATAGGTCTACTTTATATGACTTTCATGTATATGAAACGTAAAAATAATATAATTATCGAAAATGAACCTGATGATTACGAAGATTCTTACAAAGATATTTTTAAAATGATTTTAAGTATTGTAACACCAATTATTTTTGCAACGTGCATCTATAACCTTGTAACAACTATTGATATGTATATTTTCTATGCAGCAATGGGAACAGGTGTCAATGCAACAACATTATATGGTGTATACTCTGGTGAATATATTGTCTTACAGAACGTTCCTGTAGCTTTAGCGGCAGCTATGTCAACAGCCTCTATTCCTGCCATATCATCTTCTTGGTCTTTAAGAGATTACAGACAAACAAAAGAACATATAAGATCAGGTATTCGTATCACGATGTTAATTCTTATTCCTTCAGCGGTTGGGATGAGTGTATTGGCTTATCCAATTATTGGTATGATTTTTCCTCAAAAAGAAACAATCATAACTTCTACTATGCTTTTAGCTGTTGGAAGTCCAGGAGTTGTTTTCTTTGGATTATCTACATTAACAAATGGAATCCTACAAGCTATTGGAGAAGTGAAAGCACCATTAAAGAATTCAGCTATCGCCTTAGTTTGGCATTGTATAATTACATTTGCTTTACTCTTTTTCACACCATTAGGTCTTTATTCACTCGTAATTGGAAATTGTATTTATGGTCTTCAGGTTTGCTATTTAAATCAAAAGTCTTTACGTAAAAAAACACATTATAAACAAGAAATTAGACGTACATATGTTTTACCATTACTTGCAGCAATACTTATGGGAATTGTTGTTGGAGCCTGTTATTTTGGTTTATTTATATTAACACGAAAGGTTTTTATTCCATTAATCATTTCTGTTATCATTGGAGTGATTGTTTACTTTACTGTAATCCTTTACCTCTATGCAGACCATCCACAAGAACTCTCAGCTATTCCTTATGTGAATCGTCTCGTTTATAAATTTAAGAAACGTTAA